The Puntigrus tetrazona isolate hp1 chromosome 3, ASM1883169v1, whole genome shotgun sequence genome contains a region encoding:
- the bri3 gene encoding brain protein I3: MDTKPLLHDRPPAYNTVPAAYDYGSIPAAAAPAAGFQPPAPPPYQGFPAAPAGFPAAPAAPAAVAAQPAYTSTYTIVQPSVVVVGGCPACRVGVLEDDFTCLGILCAIFFFPLGILFCLALRQRRCPNCGATFG; the protein is encoded by the exons ATGGATACTAAACCTCTTCTCCACGACAGACCCCCGGCGTACAACACCGTCCCCGCCGCGTACGACTACGGCTCGATCCCCGCGGCCGCTGCCCCCGCGGCCGGCTTCCAGCCTCCAGCTCCGCCGCCGTACCAAG GTTTCCCGGCGGCCCCGGCGGGTTTCCCAGCGGCCCCGGCGGCTCCCGCGGCCGTAGCCGCCCAGCCGGCCTACACCAGCACCTACACCATCGTCCAGCCCTccgtggtggtggtggggggaTGCCCGGCCTGCAG GGTGGGCGTGCTGGAGGACGACTTCACCTGCCTGGGAATCCTGTGCGCCATCTTCTTCTTTCCTCTGGGAATACTCTTCTGCCTGGCCCTGCGTCAGAGGAGGTGTCCGAACTGCGGAGCCACTTTCGGCTAA